The genomic DNA GCCCGCCACCTAACTGTCTACGCTTAAAGACTAAAGTTACCTTTAGTCCTCCAAGACTCGCTACGAGTGAATGGCTAATTCTTACTCGACGGGAATCCCACCCGTTATATGATATTACCTAAGCTCGGCCGCACAATTGCGCCATATTGTTGAGTAACATTTAATTTAGTAAACAGAACTCAACTTGTGTTTAATTACTCCTCATTTTGCAAAAACTTTTTATGCAAAAAATTCGGGAAATAATTAAATTACCCCTCTTCAAAACCTATATAATTTTGGATTAAATTTTAATTCTAGAAAATACTGTAATACCAGCGTTTGTGAAAAAGTGTTACTTCCTATAGTGGTCATTATGTAAACTAGATTTGAATATGGTATTCATTGATATGCACTTATAAGAGTTTTTAATTATAACAAATTAAAATCTAGTAACATTTGATTATTTTTACAAGATAACCCATTTATATATATCGTGGGGGCTGGTATCAAAGTATGTATGTACTTAGCTAGTTATTAATTAGTAGAACTAACCTATTTACGAAAAAAATTCCATATGGGATATTTATTTAGAGGGCTCTCGCTTACAAACTATTTACAAAAATCTAAATCGGATGTTATGTTTATGAAAAAGGTAAAATTATTAGTTTCTGTTGCTTTAATAACGATATTTGCATTTATCATGCCCTTAGCACATGCTAATGCCCAATCCGTTACGAGTGTTCCACTTCCTAAAGAAGGAACTGAGATGATTTTTGAGGATGGTGTTAGTGCTAAAATACTTGTTGATAATGCAAAGGAAAGAGTAGTAGAAACAGAGGACGAATCCAATATATATGTGGTATCATATAATAAAGATAGTCAAGAAATGACATTTGAAACCTATGATTTAGACAGAAATTTATTAAAAACGGAATCACTTGATGAATATGCTACTGCAGAGGAAGAAGTAACTGAAGGCAAACTCCCAGCTCTTGAGAAGTCCTTAGTTTCTTCGACTCTATCTGCAGATCTAGTAAGAAAGAATACATTAAATGACGTATATGGTTATTGGGTTTATAATAATGTTCCATCAGGTTATGTTTGGGTTCTCAAGTTACGAACGGGTGTTTCAAAAAACCCAATAGAAACAACTAATAACAAAACAGATTTATTTGCCTTTAAAGCTTCTGTTGATACATTCATGAAAAATAAAGATGATATAGTTCAGAAAGTAGGTACTGGTATAATTTCTACAATTGCCTCACTATACCTTGTTCCAGAACTAGTTTGGTCTAAGACGTTAGCTGCTTTATTAACAATTGTTTCATCGGCGATAGCCTACTCAGAAGGAAAGGCAATGTATAATGCCTATCAGGACTCTATTTTCTACTTTGATAGAGTATCTATCTCTTAATAAAATAAAGGTTGTGATATTTTGTTAAGAGAAATATCAATTCTTGTTATCCTATTCATCATTTTGATTATTGTCGCTAAGAACAGAAGCTTGT from Bacillus sp. SM2101 includes the following:
- a CDS encoding geobacillin-26 family protein (This protein is homologous to geobacillin 26, a large bacteriocin (245 amino acids) that was found in the thermophile Geobacillus sp. 15, and that has an unknown mechanism of action.), which encodes MKKVKLLVSVALITIFAFIMPLAHANAQSVTSVPLPKEGTEMIFEDGVSAKILVDNAKERVVETEDESNIYVVSYNKDSQEMTFETYDLDRNLLKTESLDEYATAEEEVTEGKLPALEKSLVSSTLSADLVRKNTLNDVYGYWVYNNVPSGYVWVLKLRTGVSKNPIETTNNKTDLFAFKASVDTFMKNKDDIVQKVGTGIISTIASLYLVPELVWSKTLAALLTIVSSAIAYSEGKAMYNAYQDSIFYFDRVSIS